A genomic window from Colletotrichum destructivum chromosome 7, complete sequence includes:
- a CDS encoding Putative sulfatase, alkaline-phosphatase-like, core domain superfamily codes for MLPVPSLSTLATLALGASAVVARTVQPRQPNIVFILTDDQDEQLGSIDYMPYVQKHFVKEGTYYCKHFCTIAICCPSRVSLLTGQAAHNTNVTYVTPPHGGYPKFVSQGYNEKYLPVWLQDAGYNTYYTGKLFNSHDVDNWNNPFPKGWTGSDFLLDPNTYLYLNATFQRNQSPPQSFPGEYSNDLVSDRALGFLDDALKYNGSKPFFLGVAPIGPHNNGLGGETSPGATPPIPAKRHENLFSNVTVPRTYNFNPDKLCALPPSRVFPVRVVSIDDLRSNTAPQQQQPSMANWGLIIPQLNATEVAYGDNYYRRRLQTLQSVDEMVDAIIDRLDRAGVLDNTYVIFTSDNGFHIGQHRLKPGKTCAIEEDINVPFLIRGPGVPKGKTVDFVTTHTDIAPTIFSIANITLRDDFDGSPIPFSEEGIANAQNDPKHDHVNVEFWGTQRGYDAFGGVSANNTYKAMRVLGDGYSLFYSVWCSNEREFYDMKKDPGQMTNLAGSASGRLLDRPLSAVQDRLDTLLLVLKSCKAETCRLPWKRVHPEGGVENLRDALDAKYDAFYAGQPKISFSDCKDFYDIAAEGAQDTLVYYDPRLATTGKLPGAGPTVVSEEL; via the exons atgttGCCGGTTCCTAGCTTGTCGACGCTGGCAACGCTGGCGCTCGGCGCCTCTGCCGTCGTTGCCCGGACTGTGCAGCCGCGCCAGCCCaacatcgtcttcatcctcacTGACGACCAAGACGAGCAGCTTGGCTCCATCGACTACATGCCCTACGTCCAGAAGCATTTTGTCAAGGAGGGCACTTACTACTGCAAACATTTCTGCACCATCGCCATCTGCTGCCCGTCTCGCGTCAGCTTGTTGACCGGCCAGGCGGCGCACAACACCAACGTTACTTACGTCACCCCTCCCCATG GCGGCTATCCCAAGTTTGTGTCCCAGGGCTACAATGAGAAGTATCTTCCCGTCTGGCTCCAGGATGCGGGATACAACACCTACTACACCGGCAAGCTCTTCAACTCccacgacgtcgacaacTGGAACAACCCATTCCCTAAGGGCTGGACCGGCAGCGACT TCCTCCTGGACCCCAACACCTATCTCTACCTGAACGCCACGTTCCAGAGGAACCAGAGCCCGCCCCAGAGCTTCCCCGGCGAGTACAGCAACGACCTGGTGTCCGACAGGGCGTTGGGGTTCTTGGACGACGCCCTCAAGTACAACGGCAGCaagcccttcttcctcggcgtcgcgccCATCGGCCCCCACAacaacggcctcggcggcgagaccAGCCCGGGCGCCACACCGCCCATCCCGGCAAAGAGGCACGAGAACCTCTTCTCCAACGTCACCGTGCCCCGGACGTACAACTTCAACCCCGACAAG CTGTGTGCCCTGCCTCCCTCGCGTGTCTTCCCGGTCCGGGTCGTATCGATCGATGATCTTCGCTCTAACACGGCGccccaacaacaacagcccAGCATGGCCAACTGGGGCCTCATCATCCCCCAGCTGAACGCCACCGAGGTGGCCTACGGCGACAACTactaccgccgccgcctccagaCGCTGCAGtccgtcgacgagatggtcgacgccatcatcgaccgcctcgaccgcgccggcgtcctcgacaacaCGTACGTCATCTTCACCTCGGACAACGGCTTCCACATCGGCCAGCACCGCCTCAAGCCCGGCAAGACGTgcgccatcgaggaggacatcAACGTGCCCTTCCTGATCCGCGGGCCCGGCGTGCCCAAGGGGAAGACGGTCGACTTCGTCACCACCCACACCGACATCGCCCCGACCATCTTCTCCATCGCCAATATCACCCTGCGCGACGACTTTGACGGGTCCCCCATCCCCTTCTCCGAGGAgggcatcgccaacgcccagAACGACCCCAAGCATGACCATGTCAACGTCGAGTTCTGGGGCACCCAGCGGGGGTACGACGCCTTTGGGGGTG TTTCCGCCAACAACACGTACAAGGCCAtgcgcgtcctcggcgacggctaCAGCCTATTCTACTCGGTCTGGTGCAGCAACGAGCGCGAGTTTTACGACATGAAG AAGGACCCAGGCCAGATGACCAACCTCGCCGGCAGCGCGTCCGGCCGTCTCCTGGACCGCCCGCTGAGCGCCGTGCAGGACCGCCTCGacacgctgctgctggtcctCAAGAGCTGCAAGGCCGAGACCTGCCGGCTTCCCTGGAAGCGCGTCCACCcggagggcggcgtcgagaacCTCCGGGACGCGCTCGACGCAAAGTACGACGCCTTCTACGCGGGGCAGCCCAAGATCTCCTTCTCGGACTGCAAGGACTTTTACGACAttgccgccgagggcgcccaGGACACGCTGGTTTACTACGACCC GAGGCTTGCTACAACGGGAAAGCTTCCTGGTGCTGGGCCCACGGTGGTATCCGAGGAGCTTTAG